The Chryseobacterium sp. G0186 genome includes the window CGTTTACTCCTGCGAAAGGCTTTTCGTGGAATAGGATGTGGAAGTGGTGCTTGTGAGCTACTCTTGCCATAATGTCCATCAATAAAGAGTTGTGGTCTACAGCAACGTTTACTTCTTCAAACATTGGAGCAAGCTCGAACTGGTTTGGAGCTACCTCGTTGTGTCTTGTTGTTGCAGGAATTCCCAGCTTCATACACTCTATTTCCAATTCTTTCATAAAGTTCATTACCCTTGTTGGGATAGAACCGAAGTAATGGTCGTCAAGCTGTTGTCCTTTTGCCGGAGAATGTCCTAATAATGTTTTTCCTGTTAATACAAGATCCGGGCGAGATTGATATAACGCTGAATCTACAAGGAAATATTCTTGCTCCCAACCTAGGGTAGGAGTTACCTTTGTTACATTTTTATCAAAATACTGCATTACGCTGGTTGCTGCATCATCTACAGCGTTCAAAGCTCTTAATAAAGGTGTTTTGTAATCCAGCGTCTCTCCTGTATAAGAAATAAAGATAGACGGGATACATAATGTAGTTCCCATGATGAAAGCAGGAGATGTAGGATCCCAAGCAGTGTATCCTCTTGCTTCGAATGTATTTCTGATTCCTCCGTTAGGGAAAGAAGATGCATCCGGCTCTTGTTGGATCAGCATGCCTCCGCTGAATCTTTCGATAGCTCTTCCTCCTTCAATAGGAGTAAAGAATGAATCGTGTTTTTCAGCAGTAGTACCTGTCAAAGGCTGAAACCAGTGAGTGTAGTGAGTTGCTCCCTTGTTCATAGCCCAGTCTTTCATTGCAACAGCTACCTGGTCTGCGATGTGTCTCTGAATTTTCGTTCCTTTTTTAATAGCATCCATAATAGAGTTGAATGCTTCTTTCGTTAAATATTCTCTCATTGTTTCTTCTGAGAAAACATTTTTACAGAATAGTTCCGACAATTTTGCAGGGATTTCAACAGAGTTGTCTTTTCTGAAATCCTTAAATGGTAGGGTTTCTAATGCTTTGAATCTTAAGGTTGACATATTTGGGTTGATTTTGATAGGGCAAATTTACAAAAAAAATGAATTGAAAATATTTAACCCCTAAATTTTTTGGGGGTATTTTAAAATTTAACTAAATTTTAAACAATAGTTTTACTTTTTTTTGGGAGTGTGTTTGGGAATTAAGGCTTATTATTACGGAAATTTAAAATAAAAAATAACATTAATTAGAGGTTTTCTATGTATTTCTGATATGCTTTCTAAAAATAACCATATTAATTATAGTTGTTATTGCTAGACATATAGCAGTTATAGTATTTGAACCATACCCTTCATTGCAAAACTGCATAAAAATAGGATAAGTTAAAGCCAATGATAAGATATAACTGATGTAGAACTTCTGAAAGTATAGGTTGATCAGGTACATTGTAGCCATTGATATGATGACTAAGCCTCCGATTCCGTCCAATATCCCGAATAATCCTATTATGGTACTCTTCAATAACATTAGGATAATATCACTACGAAAAATATCATCATCAGATTTGCCTTCTTTTATAATTAAAAATATGATCAGCAGTAAAAAATAAATTAAGATATGGCAGGCCCATATTTTCCAAAAAAGAGCCATCTTACTTAATTTGCCTTTCATCAGGCTAAATACTTTTGATATTGTCATGTTGCTATCTGGATTGAATCTATTTTTTTACCTCAGCCCTAAAATTTTATGCCTGTATAAATATAAGATTAAAACACAAATATTCATTTCATATTAAAATAAAGAGGAAGATCATCATATCTTAAAATAATGCCATCTATTTATGGGTTTTACACAACTTAATTAAAAGATACTTAAAATAAGTTGGGCGGAGATTTTGTATATTTGTGTGAAATTTATTTTATGACAAATTCTAGAGCAAGAGAAACTACAGAGGCTATTGAAAGACTATACATTTCTATGAGACATTTATTTTATAGAGGGTTTTTCAAGCCAGGAGGGGTTTCAGGAGAAAGTATCAGAAGTTTGTTGAAGACGATCAATCCGGAGATTTATGGTACCATGAATATTCCAAACAAATTGGAACTTGACGGTTTGATGTATGTTTTAGACAGGCTTCCTGAGGGAATTGAGGAGTGTGCTTTTATTCATCTTACATCAGATGAAGGGTTTGATAAAGGAAGTTTCGAACCTATTGTTCCAAAGAAAAGAAGGAGAAACTGTTATAGAATAGACGAACACCAGATGAATATTGAGGTTCTTTTGGGCCGTTCCGAAATTTATGATATCCTTACCCACCTTACATTCCTATTTATAGAAGCTGATAAAATCCGTAATCTGGCTTTCATTCAAGATGAAAACTGGAAGCCTACACGTGCCTTTAAGATTATTGAAGAGGTTGTGAAAGGAGAAAAGAAATTCAGCAGAAGAGAAAAAGAAGTGGCTCTTATCCACCTTTCCTCTTTAATAGGCAGATCTTTTGATGAGACATTAATAGCTTACAATACTTTCGGAGATGATAATAACCCTGACCGTTTATTTAAAATCATCTATAACCTGGGAAAAGTAAGTCTTGAAGATGCAAAAGGAGCAAGAGAAAGAGAAATTTATTTCAGTGCCATATTAAAAGAAAGAGTAGGCCATCACTATTTTGGTGAGAAGTGGGCAAATAAGGTAAAAGAAGTTCTATTTGAAAATAACCTTCATATGCGTCCACTGCACATTATTTCTGCCAACATGCACTCAGTAAAAAATATGCTGTATGGTAATGAAGCTCTTAAAAAGAAGCATCATAATGAAGTAGACTATAAACTGTATGAAGAGATTTCAAATAAGAAGGATCTTCGTGATAAGGTATCAAAGTATGCCTTGGAAGAGGGAATGATCCATATTGCAGATAAAAGTGGAAGTAATATAGATGTTCAGATCATTGATCTTAGTAAGACAGATCTTAAGAATACTCCATTTGCCGACTGCAAGTTTTCCGGAGATGATGTGATCATGGTATTTGATTACGCATTCGGAGAGCAGGCTTTTGAGGTGATGGATGAATTATTAAAACCTTTTGAGCACAAGACAGAAGTATACATGATGCATGTGAAATCTGTATCCATTATGGGTAAAGCAGGAATTCTTACCGGAGAAAAAGGTGATATCATGATTCCTACCTCTCATATTTTTGAAGGAACTGCAGATAACTATCCTTTTGAAAATGCATTGAAGCTTGATGACTTTAAGGATGACGAACTGAAAGCGTTTGAAGGTCCTATGATTACTGTTTTAGGAACATCACTTCAGAACAAGGATATTCTTTCTTATTTTATGAATACTTCATGGAAAGCCATTGGTCTTGAAATGGAAGGAGCGCATTACCAGAAAGCAATTCAGGTAGCATCTAAGATCAGACACCATATTTCACCGGATCTGTTCGTTTGCTATGCTTATTATGCTTCGGATAATCCTTTGGAAACAGGAAGTACATTATCTTCTGGTGGTCTTGGACTTACAGGAGTAAAACCAACCTATCTGATTACATTAAGAATCCTTGAAAAGATCCTAAGAAGTGGAAAGAAAGAAGCTTCTGCTAAAAAATAATTGTAATTTTAAATTATAATATCAACCTCAGCTGTATTTTGCATCTGAGGTTTTTTTTTGGAGATATTAAAGTATGCTATTGTACTCAAGTTTAAAATCCGCGTAATCAGCAAGATCTGCGAGAGCAAAAAATATTTCCTAATTACTTATCTTTAGAAAACATAAAATAGTAACCCATGAGTTCAGTATCAGAATTATCAAAAAGATTCAGGGAAGTTTTGCTAGACGGACGCTGGATTGCGAATACAAACTTTAAAGATCAGCTTTCTGATGTAACCCTGGAACAGGCGCTGATGAAGGTAGGCTCTTTAAATACCATTGCGATGCTCACCTTTCACATCCATTATTATATAGCAGGAATTGTAAATGTTTTTGAAGGGGGAAATCTTGAAATAAAAGATCAATTCAGTTTTGATCTTCCTCCTATAGAATCTCAGGAACAATGGGCTGATTTGTTACTTACACTTTGGACAGATGCTGAAAGATTTGCTGTATTACTAGAGCAGATGCCTGATTCTAAGCTTGATGAGGTTTTTGTGGATGAAAAATATGGAACTTATAGAAGGAACATTGATGGAATGATTGAGCATGCGTACTATCACCTGGGTCAAGTTACTTTGATTAAAAAAATGTTGACTAATTAATAATTCATGCATATCAAAATCAGTTTGTCGCTAATGATCAATTGCTATAAGTAATAGCTCTTTTTATTCTTTTAACCATTCAGATAAAAATCAATCTAAACCCATATTAAAACATAATATAACCTCCGGATAACGTCTGTTTGAGGTTTTTATTTAAATTACCTACCTTTAGAAAAAATAAAATTTTAAATGAGAAAATCGGCTGCAATCATTTTTGCGTTTATCATTTCACAATTTCATGCTCAGCAAGGAGCTTATTATCAGCAGGCTGCGAAGTACAAGATGGATATTGATGTTAATGCTGAAAAATTTACCTATCAGGGAAAACAAACCTTAGAATACACGAATAACTCACCGGATGAGCTGAATGTGGTTTATTTCCATTTGTATTGGAATGCTTTTAAGCCCAATTCCATGATGGATCAGCGAATTGCTTCTCAGGGAAAAAATGGTGACTCAAGGTTGCAGAAAGACGGAATCTCAAGGCTGGGAGCCATTCCAAAAGATCAGGAAGGAGCTCAAAATATTCACTGGATCAAACAGAATGGAAAAGACCTGAAATTTGAAGTTCAGGAAACCATTATGAAAGTGTATCTGGCAGAACCTATTAAGCCAAATTCCACTACATCTTTTACAATGGATTGGGATGCGGTAATTCCTCAGCAAATCAGAAGAAGTGGGAGAAACAACAGAGAGGGTGTAGATATGACCATGACGCAATGGTACCCGAAAATTGCCGAGTATGATTATGATGGCTGGGCTGCCTTTGATTATATGGGTAGAGAATTTCACGCTCCGTTTTCAGATTTTGATGTAAATATTAAAATCAATAAAGATTATGTAGTAGGAGCGGGAGGTATTCTTGAAAACCCGGCTGAGGTAAAAGGATATGACGCTAATGCAAAAATAAAAACAGAGAAAGATAAGAAGGTAACCTGGAAATGGACCGCCAAGAATATTCTTGACTTTGCATGGAGTGCAGACAGAGATTATTCTGTAGAAAGCTTTAATGTTCCGGAAGGGCCAAAAGTATATTTGGTATACCAGAAGAATGATAAAACCAAAGTCTGGGGTGAGGCAGAGCCTTATATCACAAAGTATTTCCAGATCATGAATTCTCACTTTGGAAAATATGTGTACCCAACATATGCATTTATTCAAGGAGGTGACGGAGGTATGGAATACGGAATGTGTACCATGATTCTTGGAGAAGCCAAAAACATTAAAGATTTAATGGGACTTATGGCTCATGAGGGAGCACACTCCTGGTACCAGCAAATGCTTGCTAC containing:
- a CDS encoding DUF1572 domain-containing protein; translated protein: MSSVSELSKRFREVLLDGRWIANTNFKDQLSDVTLEQALMKVGSLNTIAMLTFHIHYYIAGIVNVFEGGNLEIKDQFSFDLPPIESQEQWADLLLTLWTDAERFAVLLEQMPDSKLDEVFVDEKYGTYRRNIDGMIEHAYYHLGQVTLIKKMLTN
- a CDS encoding M1 family metallopeptidase — translated: MRKSAAIIFAFIISQFHAQQGAYYQQAAKYKMDIDVNAEKFTYQGKQTLEYTNNSPDELNVVYFHLYWNAFKPNSMMDQRIASQGKNGDSRLQKDGISRLGAIPKDQEGAQNIHWIKQNGKDLKFEVQETIMKVYLAEPIKPNSTTSFTMDWDAVIPQQIRRSGRNNREGVDMTMTQWYPKIAEYDYDGWAAFDYMGREFHAPFSDFDVNIKINKDYVVGAGGILENPAEVKGYDANAKIKTEKDKKVTWKWTAKNILDFAWSADRDYSVESFNVPEGPKVYLVYQKNDKTKVWGEAEPYITKYFQIMNSHFGKYVYPTYAFIQGGDGGMEYGMCTMILGEAKNIKDLMGLMAHEGAHSWYQQMLATNESVRPWMDEGFTSYAEGYTMHQLFPEELPNPFAKTLDAYRNFVKKGIEEPAVWLGDHHDNGTAYTYSTYVKGELYLVQLGYIMGEQNLAETLKQYYDQWSMKHPTDRDFLHIAQKVSGMDLKWFHNYWINTTKTIDYGIKDVKYDEKSTTITLVNNGQVPMPIDFSIMTTDKKIVTYQIPLNMTHTWKEKDIYGDFKTMPYWPWTQKEYTVTIPYTKSQLSVLGIDFSQRIADVNMADNFVEVK
- a CDS encoding DUF6909 family protein, with the protein product MTNSRARETTEAIERLYISMRHLFYRGFFKPGGVSGESIRSLLKTINPEIYGTMNIPNKLELDGLMYVLDRLPEGIEECAFIHLTSDEGFDKGSFEPIVPKKRRRNCYRIDEHQMNIEVLLGRSEIYDILTHLTFLFIEADKIRNLAFIQDENWKPTRAFKIIEEVVKGEKKFSRREKEVALIHLSSLIGRSFDETLIAYNTFGDDNNPDRLFKIIYNLGKVSLEDAKGAREREIYFSAILKERVGHHYFGEKWANKVKEVLFENNLHMRPLHIISANMHSVKNMLYGNEALKKKHHNEVDYKLYEEISNKKDLRDKVSKYALEEGMIHIADKSGSNIDVQIIDLSKTDLKNTPFADCKFSGDDVIMVFDYAFGEQAFEVMDELLKPFEHKTEVYMMHVKSVSIMGKAGILTGEKGDIMIPTSHIFEGTADNYPFENALKLDDFKDDELKAFEGPMITVLGTSLQNKDILSYFMNTSWKAIGLEMEGAHYQKAIQVASKIRHHISPDLFVCYAYYASDNPLETGSTLSSGGLGLTGVKPTYLITLRILEKILRSGKKEASAKK